In a genomic window of Gossypium arboreum isolate Shixiya-1 chromosome 7, ASM2569848v2, whole genome shotgun sequence:
- the LOC108486274 gene encoding UDP-glycosyltransferase 74G1-like, translating to MGMQNNAKKPHVLIFPFPGQGHINPMLQFAKRLHSKGVKATLVPTVFLSKSLFFDSSASIDLCTISDGFDEGGFEQADTPYAYLSTFWNVGPKSLAALIKKLRHTAHPVDALVYDTVLPWALDVAKQFGILSAAFFTQSCAVNSVYYHVYKGHLQLPLQGSHVSLPAMPPLHVSELPSFVAIYGLHRAWLDVLVDQFSNIDEADWVLFNHFYELEPEVVDWMSKFWNVMTVGPTIPSIYLDKRLENDKHYGMNMFKPNVTACMSWLSGKPKDSVVYVSFGSIASLGIEQMEEIAWALKDRNGYFLWVVRETEKAKLPHNYIKETSHKGLVVTWCPQLEVLSHESVGCFLTHCGFNSTLEALSLGVPMLALPQWTDQCTNAKYIEDVWRIGIRARPDEKGIVRKETIIRCIKELLTEVGKKGEGIKKNSIKWKNLAKKAVDEGGKSDQNVDEFIAKLI from the exons ATGGGGATGCAAAACAACGCCAAAAAGCCTCATGTTTTGATCTTTCCATTCCCTGGTCAAGGTCACATTAACCCCATGCTCCAATTCGCTAAACGCTTACACTCCAAAGGCGTCAAAGCTACCCTGGTACCCACCGTCTTCCTCTCTAAGTCCTTGTTTTTCGATTCATCCGCCTCCATCGATCTCTGCACCATATCTGACGGCTTCGATGAAGGCGGGTTTGAGCAGGCGGATACCCCTTATGCCTATCTCTCAACTTTCTGGAACGTAGGCCCCAAGAGCTTAGCAGCTTTAATCAAGAAACTTCGCCATACTGCTCATCCTGTTGATGCCCTTGTCTACGATACTGTGTtaccgtgggcacttgatgtcgCGAAGCAGTTTGGGATATTATCGGCCGCGTTTTTTACGCAATCTTGTGCCGTTAACAGCGTGTATTACCATGTTTATAAGGGACACCTTCAGCTGCCACTCCAAGGATCTCATGTTTCTCTTCCAGCAATGCCTCCGCTTCATGTTTCGGAGTTACCATCTTTTGTTGCTATTTATGGATTGCATCGGGCTTGGCTTGATGTGCTTGTGGATCAGTTCTCCAACATTGACGAAGCTGATTGGGTGCTTTTCAACCATTTTTACGAATTGGAGCCAGAG GTGGTGGATTGGATGTCAAAATTTTGGAACGTGATGACAGTAGGACCGACGATTCCGTCTATCTACTTGGATAAAAGACTCGAAAATGACAAACACTACGGTATGAATATGTTCAAGCCAAATGTTACCGCTTGCATGAGTTGGCTAAGTGGAAAGCCAAAGGACTCGGTGGTATATGTATCATTCGGAAGCATTGCATCACTAGGGATTGAGCAAATGGAGGAGATAGCTTGGGCATTGAAAGACCGAAATGGCTACTTCTTGTGGGTCGTCAGGGAAACCGAGAAGGCCAAACTTCCACACAATTATATAAAAGAGACCTCACATAAGGGTTTGGTGGTGACATGGTGCCCTCAATTGGAGGTGCTGTCGCATGAGTCCGTAGGTTGCTTTCTCACCCATTGCGGCTTTAATTCGACTCTGGAAGCACTGAGCCTCGGAGTTCCGATGCTAGCATTGCCTCAATGGACCGACCAATGCACTAATGCCAAGTACATAGAGGATGTATGGAGAATCGGAATAAGAGCTCGTCCCGATGAGAAAGGGATTGTGAGAAAAGAGACTATCATACGGTGCATAAAGGAACTACTCACGGAAGTTGGGAAAAAAGGCGAAGGGATTAAAAAGAATTCAATCAAGTGGAAGAACTTGGCTAAGAAGGCAGTTGATGAAGGTGGAAAATCAGACCAAAATGTTGACGAATTTATAGCTAAACTAATTTGA